The genomic DNA GAGGCTGGCGCACAGGCGGCGTACAACCGCTGGTCCGACGAGAAGGCGGGAGTGGCCGACGAGATCCGGGACATGAAGGCTATGGACGACTGGCTGGAGTTCCAGAACAGAAAGTATGTAAAATACATAGAGAAACAACGCGCCACAATCGCCGAATTGGAGCGGCGGAAGGAAGAGGTCAAGCGGATCGCCATGGAGCTTGAGCCGTTTCTGGAGACCGTGGTCGATCGCCTGGAGGAGTTCGTGAACAGCGACCTGCCGTTTTTGGCTGAGGAACGCCGTCAGCGCATCGTCTTCCTGCGCGCCTCTCTGGACGACTACCACCTGAGTCTCAGCGAAAAACTGCGCCGCGTGTTCGAGGCGCTGCTTGTGGAGACGGAGTACGGGCGCAACGTGGCCACCGTTTCCCAGGCGCTGGA from Pseudodesulfovibrio aespoeensis Aspo-2 includes the following:
- a CDS encoding DUF3450 domain-containing protein; the protein is MNVGKMVAVAALLLMPVLARGADTPVAVHAQMAGAVASEAGAQAAYNRWSDEKAGVADEIRDMKAMDDWLEFQNRKYVKYIEKQRATIAELERRKEEVKRIAMELEPFLETVVDRLEEFVNSDLPFLAEERRQRIVFLRASLDDYHLSLSEKLRRVFEALLVETEYGRNVATVSQALELDGIPTQVTVFRLGRTALFYQAADGSSAGFWDQESQSWSPLDQGVARTLRRAREMAERKRAVELLELPIGAAQ